The Aricia agestis chromosome 8, ilAriAges1.1, whole genome shotgun sequence genomic sequence aaatttagtcaagtggaatagcaTTTAGAAAGTTACTAATtgctattccacttgactaaatttagtcaCTGAATCATTTAGagtttagacgtctaaatttagtaaagcgcttattccacttatcctagctagaaagtcctagctaggatcctaaaaaatttggtcaagtggaataacatttagaaagctaggataagtggaataagcgcctTAGGTGGAAATTGGAATAAAGTGcattaagcgcttattccacttgtcctatttagaagtcctagctaggagactaattagttcgcttcttattccacttgtcctaatttagtgactaaatcagttgtcattttggtcagacgtcttcttaatggctccagttctatcaaagcaacaaaaaattggtcttcccataggcttagctgttggctcaatgaaaataaaaataaatgaaaggcgaaaaagatggtgaaagaatttttgctccacgtaaaattatgaattatgaactttctgaactacttggaaccagcagacttaagaaattacctacgaatggattccagatcttataacataatataaattgactttaatacagatttagcagttcccacccaggacccgatctagccatttagccgctccaggcaaagatcattttcgccgccctttacatatacaggaaacatatttgttgggggaaaatgggaggaatatttaaataaaatactcaaatatttccactagcaaacttaaggtaggttagctggtaaaattctcaaacttaagtggtggatggctaggttggaagataggaataagtcaatttcgccACCCCTCATTTTTGCGGCTCTGGGATAATGCCCGGCTCGCcgccccttagatcgggccctgttcccactacagataaaaggttgaaaccatctggcaacactaaTTTAGTCAATCAGgagcattgacttttataagtggactcggcataatggtctctaccaaatcaaaatactgtggccggtccgccattttatgttccggttctccgaggtacataaattgtcaaagtgtcgtattatagggatgtcgaaattgaaagaaaatatcgatatatcgatacatcgatatttgaaaaaatatcaatatcggtctcgatatatcgcgaaaaaaataggcacttgaaatgttcacaaaatactcagttgtatacatactttaataataataataattgatggtaaaattaaaataaactgtaagcacttcgtgcgcgagtacaactagtatttgtccgattttttggtaatttttggccgatatcaataatggcaacttaaatattaattaataaacttaaaataaattaaatagttttattaaaatttaggaggctcctatataaaaaaaacatatttgcctattttgtctctatctactatacatagagacaaaataggcaaaaatgatatttttttatataatataaaaaaaatcaattttgatatcaatataatatataatataacaggacgctcacttataacatgttagtttatcgatgtcctcgacaaatatcaaccgagtgtcccatcactatagaccgccatgtttagttcttggcaatatggcgccggccacgcttttttgtagttatgtcgcctccatctgtttccttattcattgttcaggagccacatttttttccgatttaggatcctagtAAGGATCCTTGCTTCCTAAATgatattccacttgactaaattattTAGGATCATAACTAGGACTTCCTAAATAGAActagtggaataagcgctttagatttatttgaaagagatgacacagtcagtgatgccaacctgcagataatttcagatcggtggggaaccaatagaaaatctagaagtgtctggTGGagattaaaaaatagaaaaccacccattggaatttggaaaattttagaaaaatttatTTCACTTTAGTTTATGtcagggcttcataacgttatcgaatacccgaaaaaatatcgttacgtaccggtattttcataatggtagccagataacggtattctttttatcgatatctagtaacataaccaaaaaatatcgttataaaaataccggtaaatataacgatattttctggtatctggtatgcggtatgcgtcgtgcatcaaatctcactcgcagcccAACTTTCGACTTCCAAGCACCAGTTTTTacatacgtgggaaagccatgcttcggcacgaatgggtcggctcgaccggagaaataccccgttcacacagaaaaccggcgtgaaacagcgcttgcgctgtgttacgccgagtgagtgagtataccggaggcccaatcccctctctccttttcccttcccttcccttccctaccctcccctattaccctccctcttaaaaggctggcaacgcacctgcagctcttctgatgctgcgagtgtccatgggctacggaagttgctttccatcaggtgacccgtttgctcgttcgcccccttattttcattaaaaaaaaaactttgacttaacaagtcaagatggtgctgcaatttgtttagtcAATGAATGCTTTCTGCATTATGCAAAATACCTATgtccgtatttatttacttgttttaattgtggcgaATGCGGAGGATGggcaaaatatggataattatttgtatgtcttagtatttattactagaattctaagtttaatacatatatattttgtagactgtagttaaaaatatcaacacatttaaaaaaggaagcacaaaattatatgatagcatttacaaaatatgtaggtattataacacggagaatattttaaggagcgtaacccgtcggatcagaggcgctttgcacacgacggggctgggcggaccggtcaatttcgccgcgaacgatagcacaaagggaatcctacaaTATGTATTATCATCATATatcggctgcccgccgtggatcacacaaaccagtttacatgcagtaacgcagacggcgcggcggcgcgaggTGGCTgctagctctattctctctatctccactagaacgaacgtcctgaactgactgcctccactcgtcgtgtgctttgtgtaccgACGCGGCGAGGGCAGctgcagacatcgacgggcagaCGCGGTCTTTATTCCTTCGTGGACAAAAAGCCCGcctcgccccgtcgtctgcaaagcaaCAGAGTCCGCCCGACAGCCAGCGCACGTgctgacaatacaataatttagtatacaaaccataaattagtaatatttgaacaaagatactaagcactgaactactgagtactgaccatgtcattctcattagaccgtcatttttcctataatatatacctactggtcaccagacacatctagtttaattttgtgcatactgcatactgaattgagtgattaaattaaatacttattttacaaaaggtaacgttatcaaagaacatatatttaccgttataaatcctatttaccgttataacatttaccggtatttattccaatttttaccgttatttctagtatcgggtaaattttcataccgttatctatgcccttgaagcaataacgttatgaaaaaatatcgGTATTTGAAGCCCTGGTTTATGTATAGAGTTCGcaggaaataatattttttcattttgcaACACTGCAATGTTGgagtagaaattaaaaaaaacttaattcaacTTCCTTTTACTCGTGGTCTCTCGACTTACAACGAGGTTATaaatttgtgattctttatttgTAAGTATCACATATTaaatttgtatttgttgttgtgattgataattttataagtGATAATCTAACgtgaacaataaatattttaggaaTCCACCATGGCCGACGAAAGCTGGACCGAAGATAACGTGGAGTCGGGCGGCATGGCTGTTGACACGATGGTTGCGTCTCAGCCCGCCGATATCCCCGAAATCAAATTGTTCGGAAGATGGACCTGCTATGATGTCCAAGTGTCCGACATGTCCTTACACGACCACATCGCCGTGAAGGAAAAGTATGCTAAATATTTACCTCACTCAGCTGGTAGGTACGCACACAAGCGCTTCAGGAAGGCGCAGTGCCCAATCGTCGAGCGATTGACCAACTCCCTGATGATGCACGGCCGCAACAACGGCAAGAAACTTATGGCTGTTCGTATTGTGAAACATGCCTTTGAAATTATCCACCTCCTAACTGGTGAGAACCCCCTGCAAGTTCTCGTGACGGCTATCATCAACTCCGGACCCCGCGAGGACTCCACTAGGATCGGTCGTGCCGGTACCGTCCGTCGTCAGGCCGTGGATGTGTCACCTCTGCGTAGGGTGAACCAGGCTATCTGGTTATTGTGCACCGGTGCCCGTGAGGCCGCTTTCAGAAACATCAAGACGATCGCCGAGTGCGTTGCCGATGAGCTCATCAATGCAGCCAAGGGATCCTCAAACTCATATGCCATCAAAAAGAAGGACGAGTTGGAAAGAGTCGCCAAGTCCAACCGTTAATCATTTACTGAATATAACACATTACTTAAAGTAaggaagtttttttattattctatctCCAGTAACAtctttttatgtattttacagTACAATATAAATTACTCAAAAGTAATAAAGTGGTATAAACTTATCTCTTGTcagtaaattttataatattcatgGCATTTCTAGCAtaagatttaataaaacaataattattttgtgttaaGTTCTCTTATTTTACTTTGTTCAAGTTGTAAAGAATATTATCAACATCATGCTTCAACTCGGTCGAATTCGACCACATACacaatagatttccaggaaTCCACAATCGagggattaatattataaagtaaacaaTCAATCTATTTTCatctaaaacataaaataattgaaatctgATTTTGTGTGGGTTGCTAAACTGCTATAAATTTAAATGACAATAATACTAAGATGTAATTAAGAAAAAGAAATAGTTAAGATTAGGGTTTTTTGTTTACacttaaatcaaaattaattgaaTTTAAGGGTAGCTGGTACTTTTTAAGCTTTGGAcctttaacaattattttatgtaGTAAGTTTTGGATTTTGTTAGCGAGTGGCTTTCACCTTCtaataagaaataattattaatctgaGATTCAGTCTGTTGTGTACAGACCTGCAACATTACctattatgtatatataatatatatatacatatatgtatACATACCAGTGGTAGGCAACAGGCAACAGGTGAACCATGGTCTGTTTGTGGACTGTGAAAGGTTGACTCTGAGCACGAAATactgtaatgtattttataccaagtatcaatttagtattaacccatcaatccccaagctgCTGCCAGCATCAACAGCTGcaggctgccgcataacaattgaaaatctattatgtCTGCAATACCTACAATGGAGGTGTTAATTACATAAGTGtacctttaataattaaaataatatttttaatcgtCATATTTCATAGGACAAgtgtttttttctggacctcgttaaagTTTTCCTtcagtatccggaccccaccAAAAATTACTTTCCAACCCTTGGTATAGACTATTATAGTTCATACATTCTTAAAATGTGTTGCAGGTTTGTTGGGTGGATGGTAATTGATCACAATCAGACtttctatatattattttaaatatgccAATagtacatcataataatattctgaAAATATCCACACCTATCTGGATTATACAAACCTTATTTTTGCTAAGTTTAAAATAGTGTTGCAAATAATACAATAAGCTCTTATCATTTCTTGCTGTGCTGGTTTTTCACCCTTTCACTCAACTTTCACTGCTATCAGAGAAAAGTGTTAAACTTACAAGTCATTACTGTCAATGTTTGGCATAATTTGAAAGATATTGAATTAGGTATatctaaattggttcagccgtttatAGAGGAAACACAGACACACTGtcgtatttataacattatagtaaggatttatatttattgagaaaaattaCTAGTCACTGTTGAATGTTAACTTTATCCTTTGTAGGTATAGCACCTACAATAACTTCATAGTCATACACTTGACTGTCAGATGAGAGTCGACTTCTGCAGCTCAAGGGCTCAACTGCTTTGCCTAAGGGCTATAACTTATAGCCCTTAGGCATAGCAGTACTGGTAGTACTTAGTAATGGTATTTCCGACTAAGGCCTAAAGTAATTGTTTTTCTCTTTGAGACAATAGTGATTAGTAACACACACTCCACAGCGTTTGTACACAGCTTTAATTAGAATACAGTATGAACTATGAACCAGTGGAAATTCTTTCTGTTTGTTAGTCAAACCTAAAATTGCCCGTAaaggataaaatattgtaacggGCGGAGTGGAGAGGTGCGATAATCGGAGGAGGGGTGAAGGGTGCAGCAGAGGAGACTGGCGGGAGAGGCGAGGAGAGGAGAGGGGATGATATAAAATGGCGTGATTAGTAGCGGAGCCGGCATTATTATTCTAAAATTTTTGTACTAAGTTACTGTGAttgaaaatatacttaatttttcttattttttattttatttaaaatctacgtaaaagttttcttatttttttaattaatttaaaatttaagtaaaaatattaatggccgtactcagagacattttaattatgattaaacttcaattaattaatgaagagtttgaaagTCAAAGAACACTGAACAGCTCTTATTGCTATTATAGCAATGCTATAATATTAAGCTAGGGTAGGCCTAGGTCTTGCCATTAGGCCAGTGGAcgttatattatagttttaagaGTTCGAGCAACCTAATTCAGATTCCTCAAACTCTGATTATAGCCCTCTGTACGTATACGGCTAACGTCATATTGAGTCAGCGGCCAACGCGTGAACGGAATGTCGCTACCGACCTACCGACTCCGGACTCACCGCCAAGCAGGCCTGGCCTCTGCACGTTAGCCTAATGCGCTGGCTCATTGCGACGGCCTATTATGTGTACAGCGGACTTTAAATGCCGTTCGTTGGAGGACTCCCGCCACGATTTTGCAGTTCAACTGGATGGACATGGTCTACTTTCTCGCCAAGAAGTAAGGACTATGGACTACTATGGAGTACTACTATGAACCTTTTGCACAaagaaaaatgtataattaatgGGCTTATTGAATTTTCAAAACTAAATTGTACATTCGACATAGCTCAAGAAGATGAagatgaaatatattttgacaaATGACAGTTGACACGCCACACTCGCAGTGTCAAACAATGTCTCAAATGTGTCAACTATGAACAGACTAATGACTATTGACATTTGACGTCTAGTAGTCAAGCAAACAAGCTTGAATTATTTTGAACTTTCTatgatttattttaaacaaataatgttttaaatataatatttcatctcataaaaataaatttatatatttgggCGTTTTGTGCAATAGGTAGAAAACATGATTCACAGTCTATTTATTATAAATCCATCTGGGTAAGTCATCGTACTATTTTCCCAAATCATTGCCTAGAATTTTCAGCGACTAAACATTTTGTAAAcgaaatttactaataatatccCACTCGTTGTTGTTATAAACATTAAAACTATGATATCGTTCGAAAAGAAAGTAAAATTTGTAAGATTAGGCGTTCAAGTATTAATAGTGTAACACAGCtatattttactaataaaactaaatatttgttGGATTACAGTGATGTATTTCTGGAGAAACATTGGAGAAGTGTAATACCTCGTTCTGTGTGTGATTACTATCTAGAAGCGCAAAGAGCATCACCCAATGTGAGTATTGCTACCGTACTGAAACAAGTAATTGCTTTCAATTCCTTTTTTAAACCTAAAGGAAACAAAGAGCTGATAAGATTTTGACGTGCATTCGTGTGTCTGTATGTGCCAAATGGAtgaattaattttgattttatattagTACTTTTGTAACAAAGTGAAAGTGTTACTCAATAATCCTTATCTTTCAGGATGTTCCACCTGTGCTGGCTGCTCCTCACCACTACCTCATCTCAATACAAAGAGGAGGCGTTGCCCTGGTGGCCGTGAGCAAAACTGAAGTGGCCCCATTGTTTGTCATTGAATTCTTGCATCGAGTTGTTGATACATTCCAGGTAATAAaaccatttaataaaataaattttggtaaatattccgtatcgcgccaccagcgattttgaggccgttttttttttacagtccCGTTATAATCTGTAAACATCAGAATTACTAGTATTGTTATGATGGCGCATGACTATTTCTGATAAAAGAAAGTCGACAGAGCCCCGCtatttctgggtgttgtggtctacgttccaacctaacctaacgtacttttagactttctggattgtgtatgtttttgttttggcggggggctgagCCCCCCCGAGCCCCCTTTATGGGGGCCTGCGCCCCCCCGTCCCACCGCTTCGGTATCCGTGACtgaataaaaaggggtggtcaaaGGGGGTTGTATTGGGGGAGGGGGGAGCGCagcccgccaaaacaaaaactaacacaatccagaaagtccaaaagtaggtcaggttaggttggaacgtagaccacaacacccagaaataggagccccgcAAAGCGGGGCTCCATCGACTTttttttgtagtagtttgtcaataggaggttgtatttttttcccatagtgccccgtttccttcaggccaaccaaaattaaaaataaaaaatattttcttaaatcgaaaaaaaaaaatactttgaaaattgatttttttttagccATAAATAGTCATGCGCCATCATAACAATACTAGTTCTGATGTTTACAGATTATAACGCGACTCAAAATCGCTGGTGGATCGCAAAATACGCACTGATGAGAAATATAACCCAGATATAGCGTGGATCACAAGGAAGGAAATGACTACTTTTTAACCTGGTAAAATGTATGACTTCTGTGAAATTTCCTTTTGTAACCAGAAAGATGGGTAGaatattttagaataatataagaTTTGTTATGAAGTTATTtagaaatgtattttatatttgttttatatttatcttCCACAAACCTCTTCCACTGtctaaatataacattttctttattttcaggATTACTTTTCAGACTGCACAGAGACTATAATTAAAGAGAATTATGTTGTTGTTTATGAGGtaatacaatttattatatatttttttattccttattTCTTATTGTGCGACTTTTGTATactaaaaagtaattttttatttcagcttTTAGATGAAATGTTAGATAATGGTTTTCCTCTAGCCACTGAGAGCAATATTCTCAAAGAACTAATAAAACCTCCCAACATTTTGAGAACAATTGCAAATACAGTCACAGGAAAATCCAAGTAAGTgtaaaaaataccttttgaaAATTCAACAACTCATATATTAATAGGTACTTCATCTTTGAAGATACataaaggtgcccatacacaggagaatttgtcgtttcgatcgattgtcaagaaaatcgtccaatcgatcttttgaacgtaaaatcgtttgcgatattgctatacacgtacaatttgtcgttccctcaattcaattcaattcgtaattgtcccgtgtatggccaccttaatACATCTAATCTTTTTTGGATTAATATCCTACAAGGCAATCAAAATTTTCTGTGGCTAGTTATGTGCTAGAActgcaacaaaaaatattttggatttTTAAACAGCAATTTTATTaagcattataaaattatattttcagcgtTTCTTCTATATTGCCGTCCGGCCAGCTCTCAAATGTTCCCTGGAGGAGGTCTGGAGTGAAATATGCTAACAATGAAGCATACTTCGACGTCATTGAGGAGGTGGATGCTATTATTGACAAAAGTGGATCTACTGTGTCTGCTGAAATTCAAGGATATGTATGTATCTTGAAACCCTAATTATTATGGGCTTTTAAATTACTCTTATTGCAATATTTggcgaaaaatgcggaaacgtaggtgattgaaattttgcacagttatagttgaTGTATATATAGTTGATAttgctagatgacgcccgcaactccgttgcgcctaaactcgtttatcgcgagggaaccgtacaatagggatgacaaggtcaaagattagcgaatccatactaatattataaatgcgaaagtatctctgtctgtctgtctgtctgtctgtctgtcttgctttcacgccaaaactactgaaccgattgcaatgaaattttgtatacagttattctagagtctgagaaaggacataggctacattttgatgtgggaaaatatcttatttccatgaaaatttcgatgaaaatgaattcgcattgcgcgtggccagcgctcatcccgggggtcctgggttcgagtcccgcaggcggaacaaaaagttttcaatgttcctgggtcttggatgtgtattaaaataaaatttcaaaaatcttaaacatattttatgtataatactagctgttgcccgcgacttcgtccgcgtggactttagtttatagcgcgcggtgtcaacaaaatttgtgtcaaatttaaaaactttttaaaaccctggtaagtgcttccggtgtagcgcggcccttaattaatcaaaatacccaaaaacagctatgcagtgtgcacataatctatactaatattataaatgcgaaagtatctctgtctgtctgtctgtctgtcagtctcgctttcacgccaaacgccaaaagtatctctgtctgtctgtctgtctgtctgtctgtcagtctcgctttcacgccaaacgccaaaacttccgaaccgattgtaatgaaattttgtatacagatagtctaaagcctgagaaaggacatggctacttttttactggaaaaaagggttgtaagggggtgaaaatgcgtaaatttgtttaaattaagttagttacaacaattcataatagatggcgccgtgcgtcttctacatcgcgctgacgcttgctcaaaagtctttctataagacgtggtatcatctttttaagtttcgatttttttcgattgttatatctattctacggtattaaataactcagtactttatctgtgcagtgacgtaaccttaaatctatcaatgataaatagtttatgggtaaagttgtgtaattgcagggctaaataagctttaaaatttggcataaaatataaagtttaatataaaaaaatgaaatacttattgtgtgcacactgcacagctgtattgatttaaggggtaccagggtttttttataaaagcttttgacaccaattttgttgacatcgcgcgctataaactgaagtccacgcggacgaagtcgcgggcaacagctagttttgttaataaaataaagaaatcacggtgaaaaataagtgttcccaaaattacagctcgatagcatttttattttttttgttatgcgccttcaaagttagataatcaagtcgatttttttttcaattaaatttcttaatatttgtataccaatcgataacttatgcaattaaaagcaacttttgttataaaaccactttcataaacgcaacaattgatatacctatcgaacaaagttgtcacccgatgcgtacaaactatgaaagagtgacgtcagtctttcgtagcactttgtatggagcgtttttggcaggtctattttatgagatgtttgaattgtcatatcttggtgaatttttaagctatcagagtcattctttcagcgatgtttctattttttaagtgtctttcgattaccgataagaaaaaaaatagtcatctagccttttttcgggataaaaagtatcctagtatcaggggggggggggggataatAAGATAGGTGttatataaagaataaaaaattatacataattatcttgtctattataaaagttattttcggGAGTCTTCGGCAAATCGATTAATTACGTCTTCTGTGAAAGAATCGCTTATATCTTTTataagttttctatgaaagtactagatattttttctatgaaagtactagtagccctagcacggccatcagtagaaatgcgaaagtatagacaaactggacataaaggtgccgttccgatctttactgcggccaatcgcgaccgacaaaaatgaaattaaaatgccactttatgaaagactatagtatatgtcatagagtaggatattatttgaatttttaggactatagccCCCCCCcccggtacgcccatgataatcagcttattgttataatttttttattatttacagatTGACTGTTGTATAAAATTAAGTGGGATGCCAGATTTAACATTGACATTTGTTAACCCTCGGTTGTTTGATGATGTCTCCTTTCACCCGTGTGTCAGATTTAAGAGATGGGAGGTAAGGATATTAAAACTGATTCTTGTTCTTTAATTACGTTACTTCTTAACTGTTTACTTTTATGTCACAAAGTAATCAGTTATAGTTAAATGAAACTTTTATAAAGTAGCCGGTACACAATGGCCCACGATGGCCGCGATGGCGATGGGATTTTTTCTTTGtcctttttttaattattcatcaATCATGACAAATAAAATTCTGTATATTTTTTCAGTCGGAAAGAATACTCTCCTTCATACCTCCTGACGGCAATTTTCGTCTGATGTCGTACCACATCGGATCACAGAGTGTGGTCGCTATACCGATCTACGTTCGACACAACCT encodes the following:
- the LOC121729448 gene encoding 40S ribosomal protein S5; the encoded protein is MADESWTEDNVESGGMAVDTMVASQPADIPEIKLFGRWTCYDVQVSDMSLHDHIAVKEKYAKYLPHSAGRYAHKRFRKAQCPIVERLTNSLMMHGRNNGKKLMAVRIVKHAFEIIHLLTGENPLQVLVTAIINSGPREDSTRIGRAGTVRRQAVDVSPLRRVNQAIWLLCTGAREAAFRNIKTIAECVADELINAAKGSSNSYAIKKKDELERVAKSNR
- the LOC121729650 gene encoding AP-3 complex subunit mu-1 yields the protein MIHSLFIINPSGDVFLEKHWRSVIPRSVCDYYLEAQRASPNDVPPVLAAPHHYLISIQRGGVALVAVSKTEVAPLFVIEFLHRVVDTFQDYFSDCTETIIKENYVVVYELLDEMLDNGFPLATESNILKELIKPPNILRTIANTVTGKSNVSSILPSGQLSNVPWRRSGVKYANNEAYFDVIEEVDAIIDKSGSTVSAEIQGYIDCCIKLSGMPDLTLTFVNPRLFDDVSFHPCVRFKRWESERILSFIPPDGNFRLMSYHIGSQSVVAIPIYVRHNLSLKNNGDQGRLDLTVGPKQTMGRTLENVALEICMPKCVLNCSLTANQGKYSYDPVSKVLLWDIGRIELPKLPNIRGSVSVASGADTTGANPSINVHFTIPQLAVSGLRVSRLDMYGAKYKPFKGVKYVTKAGKFHVRM